The DNA region TCGACGACCTCGACGTGACGATCTTCGGCTCGGAGGCGACGCCGCTCCTGAGCAAAACGGCCGGGTCATTTGCCATCGCCAGCAATGCCTCCGACAAGACGTTGGCGGAAATGGCCGCCGCCATCACGGACGACATGGAGCCGATGGACAATCACCAGGGCCGCGGCGACACCAAGCGCAAGCAGGGCGCGACGCTCATCCGCCGCGCGTTGCGCGATGTGCTCGACCGCGCCTTCCCCGAACAGGCGCCCGTGTCATGACGGAGACGCACGCCATCTCCTTCACGCTCAACGGCCAACCGGTTTCGGCCGAGGTCGATGCCCGGCTGCATCTGGCCGACTTTCTGCGCCATACGCTCAAGCTCACCGGCACGCATATCGGTTGCGAGCACGGCGTGTGCGGCGCCTGCAATGTGCTGGTCGACGGCCGCTCGGCGCGTAGTTGCCTGATGCTCGCGGTACAGGCGGACGGCACGACGGTCGAGACGATTGAGGGGCTGACCGCACGCGGCAAGATCGCCGATCTGCAGGCCGAGTTCGCCGCCCGCAACGCGTTGCAATGCGGCTATTGCACGCCCGGCATGCTGGCGACTGCTGCCGAACTCCTGGAGCATCCGGCGCCGACGCGCGAGGAAATCCGCGACGCGCTGTCGGGCAACTACTGCCGCTGTACCGGCTATCACGCCATCGTCGACGCCATCGAAGCCGTGGCGCAGAAACGGCGGGCCCCGTGAGCGCCGCAACCACAGGCCAGATGGGCGCGCCCGTTCCCCGGCGCGAAGCGTCCCGTCTCGTCGCGGGCAAAGGCCGCTACACCGACGATATCGACGTCGCCGGCCTGTTGCATGTCGCCTTCGTACGGAGCCCCTACCCGCACGCCCGTATCGATACCATCGATGTCGAGGACGCCAAGGCGATGCAAGGCGTTGTCGCCGTGCTCACCGCGGACGATCTCGCCGCCGTGTGCGCGCCGTGGCAGACGCGGCTCGCACTGCTGCCGAGCCATGTGTCGCCGCCGCAGATGCCGCTCGCGCAGGGCGAGGCCTGTTGGCAGGGCGAAGCCGTCGTCGCCATCGTAGCAGGCTCGCGCGCCTTGGCCGAGGATGCCGCCGAGCGCGTCGACATTACCTGGAGCGAATTGCCGGTCGTGCCGGACCTCGAGACCGCCGCCGCGCCTGACGCGCCGATGGTCAACGGCGCGATGACGAGCAATCTCGGACTCGACCACAACTTCGTCGCCGGCGATCCCGACGGCGCGTTTCGCGATGCCGCCGTGGTGGTGGAGCACGACTTCGCCTTCGACCGCCAGACCGGCGTCACGCTCGAGCCGCGCGTCATCCTCGCCGAGTTCGACCCACGGGTCGGCGAACTCACGGTGCACCATTCGCATCAAGTGCCGCATCAGATGCGCGACGTGTTCGCGGCGCAACTGAAGCTGCCGCTGTCCAAGGTGCGCGTGGTCACGCCCGACGTCGGCGGCGCTTTCGGCCTCAAGCTCGCCGCCTATCCTGACGAAATGGCGGTCGCGGCCATCGCCGTGCTGCTCGGCAAGCCGGTGAAGTATTGCGTCGACCGCCTCGAAGCGTTCATCAGCGACAACCACGCGCGCGAGGCCAAGGTGCGTGGCCGCCTCGCGGTCGCCGGCGACGGCACGCTGTTGGCGATGGAGGTGTCCGTCGTTTCCGGCTTTGGCGCCTATTCCGCCTATCCCCGTGGCAGCGTCGGCGAAGGTCTCCAGGCGGTGCATATGTCGGCCGCCCCTTATCGCCTTGCCAACTTTCGCGGGCGCGTGCGCGGCTATTTCCAGAACAAGCCGCCGAGCGGCGTGTTGCGGGCCGTCGGCCAGCCGATCGCGACGACCGTCACCGAACAATTGCTCGACCTTGCCGCTCGCAAGCTCGACCTCGATCCCGCTGAGATTCGCCGACGCAATTATGCCGACGCCGCAACCGTGACGTCGCGCTCGGCGGGCGGGATCGTGTTGTCCGAACTTTCTCTCGAGCGTTGCCATGAGCGCCTGCTCGCCCTCATGGACTACGAAACGTTGCGCCGCGAGCAGACGAGCTTGCGCAAGCGTGGCATTCATCGCGGCATTGGCTTTGCCGCTTTC from Pseudolabrys taiwanensis includes:
- a CDS encoding (2Fe-2S)-binding protein, with product MTETHAISFTLNGQPVSAEVDARLHLADFLRHTLKLTGTHIGCEHGVCGACNVLVDGRSARSCLMLAVQADGTTVETIEGLTARGKIADLQAEFAARNALQCGYCTPGMLATAAELLEHPAPTREEIRDALSGNYCRCTGYHAIVDAIEAVAQKRRAP
- a CDS encoding xanthine dehydrogenase family protein molybdopterin-binding subunit, whose protein sequence is MSAATTGQMGAPVPRREASRLVAGKGRYTDDIDVAGLLHVAFVRSPYPHARIDTIDVEDAKAMQGVVAVLTADDLAAVCAPWQTRLALLPSHVSPPQMPLAQGEACWQGEAVVAIVAGSRALAEDAAERVDITWSELPVVPDLETAAAPDAPMVNGAMTSNLGLDHNFVAGDPDGAFRDAAVVVEHDFAFDRQTGVTLEPRVILAEFDPRVGELTVHHSHQVPHQMRDVFAAQLKLPLSKVRVVTPDVGGAFGLKLAAYPDEMAVAAIAVLLGKPVKYCVDRLEAFISDNHAREAKVRGRLAVAGDGTLLAMEVSVVSGFGAYSAYPRGSVGEGLQAVHMSAAPYRLANFRGRVRGYFQNKPPSGVLRAVGQPIATTVTEQLLDLAARKLDLDPAEIRRRNYADAATVTSRSAGGIVLSELSLERCHERLLALMDYETLRREQTSLRKRGIHRGIGFAAFIEQTAVGPSLYGPQNVRASAQETCRLTLEADGGVRCATSITDQGQGTRTALAQIVADELGVGIETVDIATGDTQSTPFGGGAWASRGTALGGEAALRAARRLKDSVLAIAGSLLQTDAGALTVRNGTIYSAAGLAQMTIADIAAAACFSAHTVPLTELPPLEITESFAPREVPYVAANGIQAAHVEVDPELGTIRVLDFWVVDDCGRVINPLLVDEQIRGGVVQGIGAALYEQCIYSADGQLENGSLADYLVPMAGEMPDIHVAHMETPTSATTLGARGVGEAGTVGGAAAIWTAVNDALSPFGAVMTAQPFTPERVLDRLEAAEPAAR